CTTACTTGTGCAGCGTGGCAACAGCCTCTCTGGTCTTGATCTGATCCAGGCCAAAGGTGAGGGCGAAGCGGCGGGCCAGCTCCTTGATGCCGCTGACGTGAGACGACGTTCGGTCCAGGTTGGGCCCCTGGTCCTGCAGCAGCTCGTTGAACAGCTGCAACACCCGCAAGGAAAAGCGTTTGTGAGGAAAgcgctctctcttcctgtttctgacATGCAGTACCCAAGAAAACACGAGCCAGTCATCAGTGGctcacctgctgcagactgaggaTGAGGGTCTTTGCACAGAGAATCTTGTCCGTCTGTCTGGTTTTACTGAGAGTCTCCTTGATGATGTCGCCATAATCATTGTAGTACTGcggcagagaaacaaaacaattaaaaacgTGCAAGAGGACACAGTTtagtacagtatgtgttcataAAATCTGACATCacaacaacttaaaaaaaacaaaaaaaaaaatctaaatcttcCAAAGCTCCTTGTTTTTCCAATCTTTTCCCCCATTAAGCAGTTATTTCCTTCTCTATTTCATTGCACTTCTTCACTTATTGTCAGTTCACTTCTCTGCCTCatcttactgatgaatgtgTGACATCCTGCAGAAGTCTCATTTTCTCATGTAACAAGCACAAACTTCAAAGCTACTGTGATGAGAAATTGCTGCAGAATTTGTTCCACAATCTAGACTCAGGAAAATGAGaactgcattttaaatcatgtcactgtgtcactgtgtcaggTGCAGAAGCACAGCCACCTTCATGTAGTGTTTAAAGATGTCGGCGGCAGCGGGCATGTCTACAATGTCGTAGATGATGAGCTTGCAGAAAGCCGCGAGGAGATTCCTCCTCTTGTGGAGAGCCTCGATCTTGTTGGCTTCGTCCTCCTCGTCTCCctctgcaggcagacagagaggcgtGAAGGGGAGGCGTTTTGTTGATATTTCAAACTAACTTCAAGCTTATCTCAACCTTGTGTTATTCCTAAAACAACAAGCATGGACCCCACACAGGGCGCCCTCTCACCCATGCTCTGACTCTCGTCGTCCTGGTCGATGAAGACGTGGTCCAGGACGAAGTTGAGCAGCTCGTTCTGCAGAGTGCTGTCCGGGTTAAAGACCAGCGGCTGCAGGCCCTCCCTGCCGCCGGAAATCAGCTGGTGACTGAAGATCATCAGCAGGTCGCAGAGAAGCATGAAGGCCTGAGCGAGAGGCACAAACGAAGAGCTAAGATGTACATTTTTCTATAATCTCCAGGATGAAATGGAAGCCCCAGAAACTGTTTCATCACTCCAGCTGTtaacacatcacacactgaggcacgtgtcaggtgtgtgttctTACCTGTTCTTTGACTGGTGTGTTGACGTTGGACAGGCACTGCTGGCACACAGCCAGGAAAGACTTCACGACTCTCCTGAGAGCCACCAGGTCatcctgcacgcacacacacacacacacagacacaacattAGCCACACTTTAACAGAGATCGAtattaaacagcagcatcaatcaggCTAAACGTCTCGACCCAGCTAACTGCTCCAATGAAGTAATCGAACTTTAATGATTTCAATAAATCATCGGCTCGCTCCCTGAGGCAGAGGAGTCGATACGCTCTGTGTTGCCGTGGTGGAGTCTGTTAAAGGCTCACAGAGCACAGCGAGACGTGGCAGACCAATCAGCTAATGAAGatcaagttttcttttttttttcatgactcTCTGCCAGTCCGGGTCACTAATGCACTTATAATGCAGCAAACAGTATGTGTTGTAACGACAGGTGTCAGCTGCATTTTATAGTTATATTGGCTCCTTGTTTCAAAAGTGGGCTCACTCACTCTGCAGGATCATAAATTCAAGTTTTAATCGTTTTAAAGGGTTTAACGTTAATCAGCAATAAATCTGACAACCCATTGATCATTTAAGTCCTTTTCTTTTAGCAGAAGTCACGAGccagttccagcttctcattGTGAATATTTGTTAATTCTTTTAGGCTTAAACTTCACAATTATTGACCAaatcttcagctgcagctcgacAGACATATAATCGAAGCAAATGGGAAATCATTATCCTGCATTAGCTGCTGTTGGTCGGAGTGCAGAACTATTGAACTTGAGCTAAAAAGGCCGTCCTTCAGCTGTGCTGTAGGCTATTCCCCAGCAACAGAATAGAGGTGAAACTGTCTTGGAGGTTCGGGCTTCAGTCCACCACATAATAACAGCCTTAGGATCTGatgcctctgtgctgtgtttaagtGTTAAAATGAGATAGACTGGGGGTAAAGGCCCCGCATCAGGGGTGCAGAAATACAGATAAGCTCCTGTCCCCCTGCAGGCTTATCTCTGAGCCCCTGATTGAGGATAAACCTGGGATCTGTGAGTGTGCGGTGTTAAAGCCCTGTAAATGAGGTGAGTGCAGCACCTTGCTGGGAGCTCCCTCTGTGATCTTGACCAGCTGCCACAGGATGGAGTAGTGGGAGCACTGCAGGGCCTGGACGGCTATCTGCTCCGGCATGGAGCCCTGCTCGATGCCCGCCTTCAGCAGCCGGTAGCAGTTCCCAAATAAATCCCACCGTGTCAAGTCGTGGGCACTGAGGAGGGAAACAGTGGAGTGTAAGTCGGAGAGAAAAGGCTATTTCATGTTGGGCTTTAGGAAAATACTAATTATTAGATCAATGGAAAGTAAGAAGTAAAGAGAGTCTTACTTGTGGAAGGCTGTGAGTCTCTTAAGAGTAGATAAAACATTGTAGATATCGTCGTCATCGGCCTCTTCAGCCTGCAGAATAACAAACACCTGTCAGCGCACAAAGACTCTTCGCtactcaccaaaacacacagaataaataagagaaaacactgacatgtagCCTGTGTAAGAGATATTTTTCCTGTCCTTTTCCCTCAtacctcctgcagcagctcctccacagagtGCGCGAAGCGGTCGGTCATCTCGTCGATGAGCTGTGAGCGGGCGATGTCCACGCGGTTCATGATGGTGTACTCCTCAGAGCAGAGGATGCTGTAGGTCTTACTGCAGGCCTCCAGCACGTCTGTCTCGATGTGCTTCTCCACCACCAGCCGGATCTGCTTCAGCAGGGCGTCCAGGTGCTTCTCCATGCGCCCGGCGCTGTACACGTCCAGGTCAAAGTACTGAGGGATCTGCAGCAGGTTGGCTACTTTCTCCGAGTCTGCCTGGTACTGTGGAGGAAGGAGACGGATCAGGGGGAATAcgatgaataaataaagtgacatgcagacatacagaggcagaaaagagacagagcgagCCATTCAATCAACACCTGATACTGTGCAGTTTGACACTAGAAGGCTGTTTAACgttcatctgctgaaagtggaaagtttctctgtgttcactgaacaTCCAGTTTTAAAGGGAGGGGCCTACAAGCATGAAGCCAGTGGTGCAATTTTAAGAATTTTAACAAGATTATAGCCcttttttctggaaaaaacacaagtgcagtgttttatattgtcttaaaacatgtctggaggggatctttaagtATTTAGCCAGCACATTTGTCCAGAGTGGCGTACATTTAATAACACTTCCCATGACTACATAAGCGATCAATAACTTCGACAAACAGATCAGTCACCCGGCCCAGTCATTAATGAGTGTCACCAGCCTGTCTGTCGCTGGCCCTGTGCAGCCTGGCTTTCAGGACGGTCTCACCTTGGACAGGAGCATGGGCAGAGCCATGATGAAGTGCTCTGTCAGTTTGTTCTTATCGTCTATCTGGGTCTTCCTCTCCTTCGCTGTCAGGACCtggacatgcagacacaaaactTCAGGTCAAATGAAGCAGCGGGTGTAaaaaacaggcaggaaaagGGTCATAAAAccatgattttcttttgttgggTGGAGTATTTTGCCCTCTGAATGTGACTAACCAGGTATATTCGCCTGCTCTCTCATCTCATCAGTCTCACCTTCAACTCATCTCACATACAATTCAAGGTGAATGCTGAAAGAGCGGTGCCGGTGTCCAGTGTGTTTACTTGACCTACCCGTTTGCCGGTGCCTCTGCCGACAGGTGGGTGTGCCTCCGCCGCCTGTCGGATGGTGCACACCATCAGCTCTATCAGAGcactctcctgtctgtctgacaacactgcagagacagacagacggattcagggcaaaggagagagagacagatagagaagagagagaaacacaatggggagatgagagagagagtcagatcGTCAGAGAAGGTCGGAAACACGAAAAGTTTCAAGGAAAAAGGCTTCATTGCATCATCTCTCCTGGCTGGTTTTCGGCCGAGATGACGTGAGGTAGCCTTACGCTGTGTCATAGGCTTTAACAGTAAGAGAATAAGaacaatgtgtgagtgtgtgtgcgtgtgtttgtgaaacacaccctcctctccctgcacaGGCTCCTCCAGCAGAAGCTCAGTCATACACTCCCAGTctttcagcagctcctgagaGCTTTCCCACAATGAGTCCACCAGGTAGGCTGCGTGCTCATGgagctaaacacacagaaagaaccGTAGCGCATGATCAAGCTTTGCAGGCATGGTGTAAAAATTTAACATGTCATTCACATTATTGTGCCAGTAAAgttaataaatatttatttcaacTGTCAACCAGGGAAGGATCATGATGCtcatcattttctccttttattctcTTAGCAATGTCTTCAATTATATAAATGCACCAGTGTTACCTCGCTCTCCAGAAAGAAGAGCACCAGCATGCGGATGAGATTCCCGTTGGGACTGCTCCTGCCTCTGCGCTTAGCCAGCGCTTCTTCTGCCTGCGGGTCATGACGACTGAACAACCTGAATACAGAAACATTAGAAACTCAGTATTGAATGACAAATAAGATCCAACTGAAAGTACAGCTGGACATTATTTTGAAGTCAAAATTAGTTTCAGATAAATTGGGAGAAACCTCAGGATGAACtcacttcctgtgcagaaacTCTCCAGCAGCGACGGCCACGGGTCGGTGGGCGGAGTAAACCAGGTGGTAGACGTTCTCGCAGTCCTCATTGGACAAGGCGTCTTCACTGCCCCTGCGGCGGATCATCAAAGGGAGTCACAGTCAACACTCCGACTTAAAAATCGATCTCAGTGTCTCCTCACAGTACgggaataaaaaataatgataagAGTTACATGAAACTGAATGTATTAAACGCATAAGGAGATAAAGTGAAAAGCATGAATGTTGCTCACTGCAGGATGAGTGTGACCAGTCTGATGGCCTCCACAGCCACATCGTACTCCTTATCCAGTGTCATTGATACTATACGGTCCTGTCAAAACAGAGATCATTAACAGGGAAGGAGCTGGGATAAACGAGCAGagcacaaagcagaaaacatgacatCTCAGTCCTGCTGTTGGGTGTCTTAAATgttcttgttttcagctgttacCTTGAAGCGGTTGGTGAAAAGCTCCAACTTGGGGAACAgctctctgtttgtgtacaggttCTGCAGAGCTTTCAGGCACTTCAGACGCACCTCTCCTTGCTGataaagacggagagagagagagacagttcaAAACCTCTCAAAGAGTAGTAGATCCTGGAGGGCTCCATCATCCGACCCACTGAATCAGCTCAGCAGTGTTGCATCAAAACATCAAGAGAGCATCAGCCAAGTCTTGAAGGAACGTGAGAAAAACAGGTGCGACGGAGCTCTTACTCTGTCGTGTAGTGTCCAACCGACATATTTCAGGTAACTGTCGTTAAGAAAAGCATCGCTGTACATCTTCATCCACACCCCGATCTCCTCGATACAGATGGCTCGGATTTCAGCAATCGCATCCCTGGAAAATAAAGCGTAcaatcaccatcaccatcatcatcatcatcatcatcgttatTCAGACCACTGAGGCTCTGAACTGCTATgacagacaacaacacacatCATGAACGACAACCGTACCTGTAGCGATGCACAAAGATTCCCTTGAAGATGGAGTTCATCATATTTTCTATTTCATCTTGGTTTTCCTGAAGctgtaaagagagaaaaaaaaaaacaaagttacagACACGAGAGCCTGTGGACATTTTGATCCGCACAGCTAAAGTTTCCATTCTGGCTATGCATGAAATTCTGCACATACAGCTCTGGACTCAGCACTACACTTAGAGATCTGCCTTTAAATATCAAATCTGACCgacctccttcctcttctgtaGCAGCAGTTCCAGCTTCTCGTTGGCTCGTTTGCCGGCTATCTTGTTCCTCTCGGCCTCGTACTGTCTCTGGGTGTTGTCCTGGTGAATGCTCAGGTTCAGCGCCACGTTCACCAGCGCTGTCATCAGCTTCATCGCTACGCAGACACACCAATGCACACAACAAGGCTGAGTGCTGAATACACACTCAAACGCTTCAGGCCTTTCCTCGTGGGACATTTTCTACTATTAATCTTACTTATTTTTAATGAAGCCGGTGTCATTACCTGCTAGCGTGGACGTGTGTCTGAAGGCTCGCACTTGAGAGTCGGACAGCCCGGTGAGGAGGGAGATCACCGTGTCCATCATGTACTCGTCGTAGATGATGCTGTACTGACACTGGCGGATCAAAACGCTGATGAACTCGCAGAAGTTGTAGCGGAACTTCTTCCACATGGGCCCTGGCATGGTGAGAGGGTAATCCCCGCTGTCCTGttgacacaaacatacagaggCTTCGTTATCGATTATCAGAGTGGTCTGGTTCAAGCCTCTGTGCTCTGTAGGGCGAGACGAACAATTTCCCTGCAGGCAGTGAAAGCAACAGACTGTCTCATCATTCACTCAGTGTAAGAGCTAAAGAAATATCGGCCCTCTTCTGCTCAGACAGCGGACAAACTCAGGATTATTCTGGCGCACACTGTGCCATAGCTCGAGAATAGTGACACATTTGCCCTGCTAATAAATACAACACCACATCCCTGCAACCAATTACACGACATAACAATGTCTACACTCATACAAATCATCAGTTATGACCTACTAGGAGTGTGTGGTGGTgcatttatctgcagagaccctgccctTTGCCTGTAtttccttattttctttttgtttttgggatGTTGCTGGACTGCAACCTTTAGGCAGCGGGTGTGTGGctccagccaataacagcaaGCAAGTGAGATGAGGACTTTATAAAGAGGTGGCGACCAGGTGCTAGGGCCAAACGCCAAGCGGTCAAAGCTAGTTCCaaaatgagagtgaatgtgGGGTTGGCTTTCCCCTGCTGGCAAGGATGAGGATGCAGAGCCATGCAGAGTTGGCCTGTTTTCTGCTGAGCGGGTAGGTGCCAGCAGTTAGCCTACTTAGCCTGCTAACGTATTGACTTTTTCCATTACAACAAATGTAATGTTCCTATAATAGTAGCTTGCAGTGTACGTACAGGCAGCGGGGACACGTTTAGATGTTACCCCTGCACAGTAAACCTTTAACATTGAGCACTAACATCTCTGACTGAAGCGGGCACTTACCTCATCAAACTCTTCAGTCATCTTGCGGATGATCTCTGCATTCTGCATGTTCCTGAACATCTCAATCCTCACGGTGCCTGGTTACGAACAATAACAGGGTTTAATCCAGTTATTTGACACACGTGCACAGAACCACTGATTTCATTAAGATCCGGCGGCTTTGCTAGTCCTACCTTTGCATCCTGAGCACTGGATGAAAAAATTAATGAGGTCCAGCAACGCCAAGTCTCTGTCCTGTTTATATGACTCGATCCACTCGTCCACCAcggactgcacacacacagtcacacaacagtgagattttaaaatgtcttctcCATTAGAAAAATtatttttccacaaaaacagcttGTGAGATATAAGCAACAACCGAATTTATCTGCATTTTCAGTCTGGACACATCTTTCACTCACCTGCATGGCACTCTTTCCCAGTTTGACCACTTCGAACAGGGTGACAGGGTCTCCACCGTCTCCATTATGCTGAGCCACACCGTTGGCTTTCCCCCGCCCTCTTGTTACGCCCACGGCTTTGTCCGTCGGTGACTTCCGAGGCTTCTTATTGGATGTCTGTGGGCACAGAGGTGTCATGAGACAGGaaaacactcattcacacaAGAAGCAGACATATGAACAGtcaggtacacacacaacactccaGTGACACAGACTCGTACCGGGGCTTGTTTTCCAggcctccctctcttcttcttg
This window of the Chaetodon auriga isolate fChaAug3 chromosome 14, fChaAug3.hap1, whole genome shotgun sequence genome carries:
- the stag1a gene encoding cohesin subunit SA-1a, whose translation is MITSELPVLQDSSNESGATDAVGLSMSMSEMEDPELKGKKKRGRPGKQAPTSNKKPRKSPTDKAVGVTRGRGKANGVAQHNGDGGDPVTLFEVVKLGKSAMQSVVDEWIESYKQDRDLALLDLINFFIQCSGCKGTVRIEMFRNMQNAEIIRKMTEEFDEDSGDYPLTMPGPMWKKFRYNFCEFISVLIRQCQYSIIYDEYMMDTVISLLTGLSDSQVRAFRHTSTLAAMKLMTALVNVALNLSIHQDNTQRQYEAERNKIAGKRANEKLELLLQKRKELQENQDEIENMMNSIFKGIFVHRYRDAIAEIRAICIEEIGVWMKMYSDAFLNDSYLKYVGWTLHDRQGEVRLKCLKALQNLYTNRELFPKLELFTNRFKDRIVSMTLDKEYDVAVEAIRLVTLILQGSEDALSNEDCENVYHLVYSAHRPVAVAAGEFLHRKLFSRHDPQAEEALAKRRGRSSPNGNLIRMLVLFFLESELHEHAAYLVDSLWESSQELLKDWECMTELLLEEPVQGEEVLSDRQESALIELMVCTIRQAAEAHPPVGRGTGKRVLTAKERKTQIDDKNKLTEHFIMALPMLLSKYQADSEKVANLLQIPQYFDLDVYSAGRMEKHLDALLKQIRLVVEKHIETDVLEACSKTYSILCSEEYTIMNRVDIARSQLIDEMTDRFAHSVEELLQEAEEADDDDIYNVLSTLKRLTAFHNAHDLTRWDLFGNCYRLLKAGIEQGSMPEQIAVQALQCSHYSILWQLVKITEGAPSKDDLVALRRVVKSFLAVCQQCLSNVNTPVKEQAFMLLCDLLMIFSHQLISGGREGLQPLVFNPDSTLQNELLNFVLDHVFIDQDDESQSMEGDEEDEANKIEALHKRRNLLAAFCKLIIYDIVDMPAAADIFKHYMKYYNDYGDIIKETLSKTRQTDKILCAKTLILSLQQLFNELLQDQGPNLDRTSSHVSGIKELARRFALTFGLDQIKTREAVATLHKDGIEFAFKYQNPRGPEFPPINLAFLEVLSEFSSKLIRQDKKTVHSYLEKFMSESMSERREDVWLPLISYRNSLLTGGDEDHMSVTSGSSSKTGSVRSKKGRPPLHKKRIEEESSVEGSWMMRNDTLQTPGALQTPQLTSTVLRENRPAEHMPDPDSEPGSENDYVHNPQMQMSWLGQQKMEEVNRKDRTGMNYIKSRSNQGVRQTVRGLMEDDAEPIFEDVMMSSRGQLEDMNEEFEDTMVIDLPPSRNRRERAELRPDFFDSAAMIEDESGFSMPMF